A window of Echeneis naucrates chromosome 13, fEcheNa1.1, whole genome shotgun sequence contains these coding sequences:
- the rhoub gene encoding ras homolog family member Ub, producing the protein MPPPIMDYGKTMAPPVPPHKAKPARPGLAQERLLKCVLLGDGAVGKTSLVVSYTTNGYPTKYVPTAFDDFSAVVQVDGNPVRLQLCDTAGQDEFDKLRHFCYSRTDALLLCFSVVSPASFQNVWEKWVPEIRRRCPLTPILLVGTQCDLRQDVKVLIELARRRERPVLEEDARALSEKIGAVMYVECSALTQKNLKEVFDAAIAVGLRHSDRRARRERKVRSTADKMKMLSKSWWKKYVCVQ; encoded by the exons ATGCCACCTCCGATCATGGATTACGGAAAGACAATGGCTCCTCCGGTGCCCCCGCATAAAGCCAAGCCGGCCCGGCCGGGGCTGGCCCAGGAGCGGCTGCTGAAGTGCGTCCTGCTCGGAGACGGAGCGGTGGGCAAAACCAGCCTGGTGGTCAGCTACACCACCAACGGATACCCCACCAAATACGTCCCCACTGCGTTTGATGACTTCTCGG CTGTGGTTCAGGTGGATGGAAACCCAGTTAGACTGCAGTTATGTGATACCGCGGGACAG GATGAGTTTGACAAACTCCGCCACTTCTGCTACAGTCGGACTGACGCCTTGCTTCTCTGCTTCAGCGTGGTCAGCCCTGCTTCCTTTCAAAACGTTTGGGAGAAGTGGGTCCCTGAAATCCGTCGGCGCTGCCCTCTCACACCCATCCTCCTCGTAGGCACCCAGTGCGACCTGCGGCAAGACGTCAAGGTGCTGATCGAGCTGGCAAGGCGAAGGGAGAGGCCAGTGCTGGAGGAAGATGCCAGAGCGCTGTCTGAAAAAATTGGGGCAGTGATGTATGTTGAGTGCTCGGCACTGACACAAAAGAATCTGAAGGAGGTGTTTGACGCAGCCATCGCTGTGGGGCTGCGGCACTCCGACAGGCGAGCGCGTCGGGAGAGGAAGGTCCGCAGCACAGCTGATAAGATGAAGATGCTCTCCAAGTCCTGGTGGAagaagtatgtgtgtgtccagtaA